From Heliomicrobium modesticaldum Ice1, a single genomic window includes:
- the cobI gene encoding precorrin-2 C(20)-methyltransferase produces MLGRLYGIGVGPGDPALLTRRAVALLETTPVIFMPRGKGGGEGVALTIIRDILPESTEIVPLHLPMTQDDRLLREAWEEAARQIYDRLAAGKNAAFVTIGDCLLFSTYGYLLKALRKIAPHLSVESVPGVTSFSASASRLNIPLAEGEEPLLIVPALRDPEELRPLLRQFPNLVLMKVASRFDEIYRVLQEEGRAESAAFVARCGTPEERIVCDLASLVGQKLDYLSLLIVKPRGVSI; encoded by the coding sequence ATGCTGGGACGTTTGTACGGCATCGGTGTCGGGCCCGGTGATCCAGCGTTATTGACGCGGCGAGCCGTCGCCCTTTTGGAGACGACGCCGGTGATCTTCATGCCCCGTGGCAAAGGGGGCGGCGAGGGTGTGGCCCTGACCATCATTCGCGATATCCTGCCTGAATCGACAGAGATTGTGCCGCTACACCTGCCCATGACCCAGGATGATCGCCTTCTGCGGGAAGCTTGGGAGGAAGCGGCGCGGCAGATTTACGACAGATTGGCCGCAGGGAAGAATGCTGCTTTCGTCACCATCGGCGACTGCCTGCTCTTTTCCACCTATGGATACCTGTTAAAGGCGCTCCGAAAAATCGCCCCTCACCTGTCTGTTGAGAGTGTGCCCGGTGTGACCTCTTTTTCGGCCAGCGCATCGCGGCTTAATATCCCCCTCGCCGAGGGCGAGGAACCGCTGCTCATCGTCCCGGCACTGCGCGACCCGGAGGAGCTGCGTCCGCTGCTGCGGCAGTTTCCCAACCTGGTCCTGATGAAGGTGGCTTCCCGTTTTGACGAGATCTACCGGGTGCTGCAAGAGGAGGGACGGGCCGAGTCGGCCGCCTTTGTGGCGCGCTGCGGGACGCCGGAGGAACGGATCGTCTGTGACCTCGCTTCTCTGGTCGGACAAAAGCTCGATTATCTCAGCCTGTTGATTGTTAAACCAAGGGGGGTGTCGATTTGA
- the spoVS gene encoding stage V sporulation protein SpoVS — protein MEVLKVSAKSSPNRVAGALAGVLRERGGAEIQAIGAGALNQAVKAVAIARGFEAPRGVDLICIPAFTDIQIDGEERTAIKLIVEPR, from the coding sequence ATGGAAGTGCTCAAAGTATCAGCCAAATCCAGCCCCAACCGAGTGGCCGGTGCCTTGGCCGGCGTCTTACGAGAGCGAGGCGGCGCCGAGATTCAGGCCATCGGGGCGGGCGCCTTGAACCAGGCAGTCAAAGCGGTGGCGATCGCACGCGGCTTTGAAGCCCCCCGGGGCGTAGACCTCATCTGCATCCCAGCCTTCACGGATATCCAGATCGACGGGGAAGAGCGGACGGCGATCAAACTGATCGTGGAACCGCGCTGA
- the cbiD gene encoding cobalt-precorrin-5B (C(1))-methyltransferase CbiD, translating to MRGEWEELRKGYTTGSCAAAAAKAATAFLYGTLGALAETSHEATGISAASMLQESLPVNIPLPYGGRLLVKAERIDTHEPSVDNDGAVTCQVIKDGGDDPDATHGMAIRVTALPAPLGIHIDGGLGVGRVTKPGLAVPVGEAAINPVPRAMITAAVKEALPLGKGVRLIVWAPEGEQIGPSTLNPHLGVGGGISILGTTGIVNPMSEEAFKYSLEPQIDIALAAGHRTLLLTPGHMGRRGLEQRGAPADAIVLTSNFIGHMLDACAKKGVQEILLWGHVGKLVKVAGGIFHTHSKVADGRKEIIAAHAAVCGLPLELVQAVLEANTAEAAVELLHQAGRRDLFDRLAEVAAEKASQRFRGTVSVIFTDLKGEPLGWSRHATLPGLDRDFRSLSSASVLVQKNI from the coding sequence ATGCGGGGAGAGTGGGAAGAACTGCGAAAAGGCTATACGACGGGATCCTGCGCTGCTGCTGCTGCCAAGGCGGCGACAGCTTTCCTCTATGGAACACTTGGAGCACTTGCCGAGACATCGCATGAGGCAACAGGGATTTCCGCTGCTTCCATGTTGCAAGAATCACTGCCGGTGAATATCCCGCTTCCCTACGGAGGACGGCTGCTCGTCAAGGCGGAACGCATCGACACGCACGAGCCCTCTGTCGATAATGATGGGGCAGTTACCTGTCAGGTGATCAAGGATGGTGGCGATGACCCCGATGCGACCCACGGCATGGCGATCCGTGTGACCGCCCTGCCTGCGCCGCTAGGGATCCACATCGACGGTGGGCTGGGTGTAGGGCGGGTGACCAAGCCCGGCTTGGCCGTGCCGGTGGGGGAAGCGGCCATCAATCCGGTACCGCGCGCCATGATCACAGCTGCCGTCAAGGAAGCGCTGCCGCTCGGCAAGGGGGTTCGCCTCATCGTCTGGGCGCCGGAAGGAGAGCAGATCGGACCTTCGACATTGAACCCTCACCTGGGCGTCGGCGGCGGCATCTCCATTCTTGGAACAACAGGCATCGTCAACCCCATGTCGGAAGAGGCATTCAAATACAGCCTCGAGCCGCAGATCGACATCGCGCTGGCTGCAGGACACCGGACCCTTCTGCTGACACCGGGCCACATGGGCCGGCGGGGGTTGGAGCAGCGGGGAGCGCCCGCTGACGCCATCGTGCTGACGAGCAACTTCATCGGCCATATGCTGGACGCATGCGCCAAAAAAGGTGTCCAGGAGATCCTGCTCTGGGGCCATGTGGGAAAGTTGGTCAAAGTCGCCGGAGGCATTTTTCACACCCACAGCAAGGTTGCCGACGGGCGCAAAGAGATCATTGCCGCCCACGCAGCTGTCTGCGGCTTGCCATTGGAACTCGTCCAGGCCGTGCTGGAGGCCAATACAGCGGAAGCGGCGGTGGAACTGCTGCATCAAGCTGGCCGCCGTGACTTGTTCGACCGTCTGGCTGAGGTGGCCGCCGAAAAAGCATCCCAACGTTTTCGTGGAACTGTTTCGGTTATATTTACAGATTTGAAGGGAGAACCGCTCGGGTGGAGTCGCCATGCAACACTTCCGGGATTAGACCGGGATTTCCGGTCACTGTCATCGGCATCGGTCCTGGTACAGAAGAATATTTGA
- a CDS encoding LL-diaminopimelate aminotransferase — protein sequence MFGWKPARRMASLSSAMFSRMDALRQEVEASGVDVINLGIGSPDRPPAPHVRQTLMDALVRDDAYGYALTDGLIEFKSAVADWYQERFGVALDPKTEVLSLMGSQDGLGHLGLALLDPGDVALIPDPGYPIYRAGVLLAEGFPYPLPLERERDYLPDLDAVPEDILRRAKLMILNYPSNPVAATAELNFFTGVVDFARRNNIIVLHDIAYSELAYDGYRPVSFLQAPGAKEVGIEFHSLSKSYNLAGCRLGMAVGNREVLALLANLKSNIDYGVFKAVQWAAVAALRGPQAIVEENARAYQRRRDVLVDGLNRIGWQMDKPKASMFVWAPVPKGFTSSFAFAEELLRETGVLVVPGNAFGERGEGYVRIALVVPEGRLEEAVERIARWYRFGD from the coding sequence ATGTTTGGATGGAAACCGGCTCGCCGGATGGCTAGCCTATCGTCTGCCATGTTTTCGCGCATGGATGCGCTGCGGCAAGAGGTAGAGGCTAGCGGCGTTGACGTCATCAATCTCGGTATCGGCAGCCCTGATCGCCCCCCGGCTCCCCATGTCCGGCAAACCCTCATGGATGCGCTGGTCCGTGACGACGCTTATGGGTATGCCTTGACAGACGGGCTGATCGAGTTTAAGAGCGCCGTTGCTGATTGGTATCAGGAACGGTTCGGCGTGGCCCTTGATCCGAAGACAGAGGTCCTTTCCCTGATGGGCTCTCAGGACGGGCTCGGCCATCTTGGCCTTGCGTTGCTCGACCCTGGTGATGTCGCCCTTATTCCTGATCCGGGATACCCGATCTATAGGGCGGGCGTTCTTCTCGCCGAAGGCTTCCCCTATCCGCTTCCGTTGGAACGGGAGCGGGACTATCTGCCCGATCTGGATGCTGTGCCAGAAGATATCCTCCGCCGGGCCAAACTGATGATCCTGAATTACCCGAGCAATCCTGTGGCCGCGACGGCGGAGTTGAACTTTTTTACCGGTGTCGTTGATTTCGCTCGCCGCAACAACATCATCGTCCTCCACGACATCGCCTATTCGGAACTTGCCTATGATGGCTACCGTCCGGTGAGCTTTCTCCAGGCGCCGGGGGCCAAGGAAGTGGGCATTGAGTTTCACTCCCTTTCTAAGTCTTATAACCTGGCCGGGTGTCGTTTGGGAATGGCCGTCGGCAATCGGGAGGTCCTGGCCCTTTTGGCCAATCTGAAGTCCAATATTGACTATGGCGTCTTCAAGGCGGTCCAGTGGGCGGCAGTGGCGGCCTTGCGGGGACCTCAGGCGATCGTTGAGGAAAACGCCAGGGCCTACCAGCGCCGGCGCGATGTCCTCGTCGACGGTTTGAACCGCATCGGCTGGCAGATGGATAAGCCAAAGGCCTCCATGTTCGTCTGGGCGCCTGTGCCTAAGGGCTTTACCTCCTCCTTCGCCTTTGCCGAGGAGCTCTTGCGTGAGACGGGTGTGCTCGTCGTCCCGGGCAACGCCTTCGGGGAGCGCGGCGAGGGATATGTGCGCATCGCCCTGGTTGTTCCTGAAGGGCGATTGGAAGAGGCTGTTGAACGGATTGCCAGGTGGTATCGTTTCGGCGATTGA
- a CDS encoding bifunctional cobalt-precorrin-7 (C(5))-methyltransferase/cobalt-precorrin-6B (C(15))-methyltransferase, translating to MESPCNTSGIRPGFPVTVIGIGPGTEEYLTPAALRAVEAADLLIGGPRALALFARYNKPGRIIDRHLDDLIDYIAAERLSRRLAVLVSGDPGYFSLLPRLIRSFGAEPIEVIPGLSSLQMAFARLKLPWQEAAWKSMHGRPMGDALDALRHPGWVAFLTDPDHSPEAVAAYLDAQGEGKRRAYVTRNLGYDDESVEAGTVHAFALVKTGAYRPSLLIVEGGFDVKSDGREQAGSNIQRETIPGVQPAKDSLFMTNVGLPDDAFIRGQVPMTKSDIRALTLVRAQVSPGDIVWDIGAGTGSISVEAAHLSRGGRVFAVERGQAGCDLIEANARKLGVDNLVPVRGEAPEALVHLPEPDAVIIGGSGGKLPEILQSAWSRLKAGGRLVLNAVTVETVAAATQWLRERGISFQASQIQVNRLEPAGTVHLWRSQNPVVIIWTRKESS from the coding sequence GTGGAGTCGCCATGCAACACTTCCGGGATTAGACCGGGATTTCCGGTCACTGTCATCGGCATCGGTCCTGGTACAGAAGAATATTTGACACCGGCGGCGCTGCGGGCGGTGGAGGCGGCCGATCTTCTCATCGGGGGGCCTCGCGCACTGGCGCTTTTTGCCCGTTACAACAAGCCGGGACGGATCATCGACCGTCATCTCGATGACCTTATCGACTATATTGCCGCCGAACGGCTATCGCGGCGTCTCGCCGTTCTCGTCTCCGGGGACCCTGGCTATTTCAGCCTGTTGCCCCGTCTGATCCGTTCTTTCGGCGCCGAACCGATCGAGGTCATTCCCGGTTTGAGTTCCTTGCAGATGGCCTTTGCCCGCCTCAAGCTCCCTTGGCAGGAGGCTGCCTGGAAGAGCATGCATGGCCGCCCTATGGGGGATGCCCTCGATGCCCTCCGCCATCCGGGGTGGGTAGCTTTTCTGACCGATCCCGACCACTCGCCGGAAGCGGTGGCTGCCTACCTGGATGCACAGGGGGAGGGGAAACGGCGCGCCTATGTGACGCGCAACCTTGGTTACGACGATGAGTCGGTCGAAGCAGGCACTGTACACGCATTTGCGCTTGTGAAAACAGGCGCATATCGACCGTCGCTGCTGATCGTCGAGGGGGGCTTTGACGTTAAATCGGACGGCAGAGAGCAGGCCGGATCGAACATCCAGAGAGAGACGATTCCGGGAGTTCAGCCTGCGAAGGATTCGCTGTTTATGACAAATGTCGGCTTGCCGGATGATGCTTTCATCCGCGGCCAGGTCCCCATGACCAAGTCGGATATCCGGGCGCTCACCCTGGTCCGGGCGCAGGTCAGCCCGGGGGACATCGTCTGGGACATTGGCGCCGGCACCGGTTCGATCAGCGTCGAGGCGGCCCATTTGTCAAGGGGCGGTCGAGTCTTCGCCGTGGAACGCGGCCAGGCTGGCTGCGATCTGATCGAGGCCAACGCGCGGAAGCTGGGCGTAGACAACCTTGTTCCGGTACGGGGTGAAGCGCCGGAAGCGCTCGTCCACTTGCCGGAGCCGGATGCGGTGATCATCGGCGGTTCCGGCGGAAAACTTCCAGAGATCTTGCAGAGCGCCTGGTCGCGATTGAAGGCGGGCGGCCGACTGGTCCTCAATGCCGTCACTGTTGAGACGGTGGCCGCTGCTACCCAATGGCTGCGGGAACGGGGAATCTCTTTTCAGGCCAGTCAGATCCAGGTGAACCGGCTGGAGCCTGCCGGAACAGTTCACCTGTGGAGAAGCCAAAATCCCGTTGTCATCATCTGGACCCGAAAGGAGAGTAGCTGA
- a CDS encoding dipeptidase, translating to MFQAVDAHCDTLLKVLDEGFSFSDDGAAAVNARSLRRGGVVLQFFAAYIGEAYKPYGSLRRALELIEAYHRMVDGHRRFLFPIRWKEELAEVEKRCGALLAIEGGEALVGSLSLLDIFFRLGVRSIGLTWNQRNLLADGSWEERSRGGLTRFGRQVVERMETLGMVVDAAHIAPAGFWDLCAICRRPWLVSHTCCRSLQDHPRNIDNRQIAALAKRRGVMGITFYPEFLGESRGDMEGVADHIEQACQVGGGVEHVGIGSDFDGADRSARGLTEAGCLPRLWEALGRRGFSDDQIRAVAGGNLMRLLAQSLPERPCEIPE from the coding sequence TTGTTCCAGGCTGTAGATGCCCATTGTGACACCTTGTTAAAAGTCCTTGATGAGGGTTTCTCCTTTTCCGACGATGGTGCTGCCGCCGTTAACGCTCGTTCGTTGCGACGGGGAGGTGTGGTGCTCCAGTTTTTTGCCGCCTATATCGGCGAAGCCTATAAACCTTATGGCAGCCTTCGGCGTGCACTGGAGTTGATTGAAGCATACCATCGAATGGTCGATGGGCATCGCCGGTTCCTCTTTCCGATTCGCTGGAAGGAGGAACTGGCTGAAGTGGAAAAGCGCTGTGGCGCCCTGCTGGCGATAGAGGGGGGGGAGGCCCTTGTCGGCTCGCTGTCCCTATTGGACATATTCTTTCGACTCGGCGTCCGCTCCATCGGTTTGACCTGGAACCAGCGCAACCTCCTTGCTGACGGTAGTTGGGAGGAAAGGAGCAGGGGCGGTTTGACCCGTTTCGGACGCCAGGTGGTCGAACGAATGGAGACACTCGGCATGGTTGTCGACGCGGCCCATATCGCGCCAGCCGGCTTTTGGGATCTCTGCGCCATCTGCCGCCGACCTTGGCTCGTCTCCCATACCTGTTGCCGCAGCCTGCAGGATCATCCCCGCAACATCGATAACCGCCAGATCGCGGCGTTGGCAAAAAGGCGTGGCGTCATGGGGATCACCTTCTACCCAGAGTTTCTCGGCGAATCACGAGGGGACATGGAGGGTGTGGCAGACCACATCGAGCAGGCGTGCCAGGTGGGTGGCGGTGTTGAACACGTCGGTATCGGCAGTGACTTTGACGGCGCCGACCGCTCCGCTCGCGGCTTGACAGAGGCCGGATGCCTGCCGCGCCTGTGGGAGGCATTGGGGCGAAGGGGCTTCTCAGACGACCAGATCCGCGCTGTCGCCGGCGGCAACCTGATGCGGCTGCTCGCCCAATCCCTGCCGGAGCGACCCTGTGAAATACCGGAATGA